Proteins co-encoded in one Aspergillus luchuensis IFO 4308 DNA, chromosome 6, nearly complete sequence genomic window:
- a CDS encoding uncharacterized protein (COG:S;~EggNog:ENOG410PSSX), which translates to MATPALVPAPALPPDLSFSVPNPAKFSASPKQELRRYVAWLLRESEVPAFLWGPEVTRIYGSNTDFEYSMWAVKDEAMKKAVQVLNEAGLRPCKKGRRCAKHRSLPFPDQHYHKVLKHFNTHVSHGVYLYRKSRFFPHFPDPPLVDPKPDDRYYMLSSDKRLPDWSYSCVQVQRMSKDGYPVIIPTPARYLEAVCLQSVRHYEVQDGSYFWNEERCAMIHILEDRFTDTLKLDDLDEPWHEYGKLNIDRGYGDRAGDYGGQKYRLFLYLDMKKKGQLPPPETKARDRWLRPIPDLVREWGLPLDLLD; encoded by the exons ATGGCTACTCCAGCTCTAGTTCCTGCCCCGGCTTTGCCACCGGATTTATCTTTCAGTGTCCCCAACCCTGCCAAATTTTCTGCATCCCCGAAGCAGGAGTTGAGACGATACGTGGCATGGCTGCTGAGGGAGTCCGAGGTACCTGCTTTTCTTTGGGGGCCTGAGGTAACGCGGATATACGGAAGCAATACCGATTTTGAA TACAGCATGTGGGCAGTGAAAGATGAGGCCATGAAGAAGGCCGTGCAAGTGCTCAACGAGGCCGGATTACGACCCTGCAAAAAAGGCCGTCGTTGCGCGAAGCACAGGAGCCTTCCATTTCCCGACCAACATTACCACAAGGTCCTCAAACATTTTAATACCCATGTCAGTCACGGCGTTTATCTGTACCGGAAGTCCCGGTTTTTCCCACATTTTCCCGACCCGCCACTTGTCGACCCCAAGCCTGATGACCGATACTATATGCTCAGTTCAGACAAGCGGCTCCCAGACTGGAGCTATAGCTGTGTACAAGTACAACGCATGTCCAAGGATGGGTATCCCGTTATCATTCCTACCCCTGCCCGGTACCTAGAAGCCGTCTGCCTGCAGTCAGTCCGTCACTACGAAGTGCAGGATGGGAGTTACTTTTGGAACGAGGAGAGATGCGCCATGATACATATCTTGGAAGATCGTTTTACTGATACATTGAAACTGGATGACCTTGATGAGCCATGGCATGAATATGGCAAACTAAATATTGACCGCGGTTATGGTGATCGCGCAGGTGACTATGGTGGCCAGAAATACAGGCTCTTCCTCTATCTGgacatgaagaagaaaggtcaacttccaccacccgAGACAAAGGCAAGAGATAGATGGTTAAGACCAATCCCGGACCTTGTAAGGGAATGGGGCCTGCCCCTGGATTTACTAGACTGA